Proteins from a genomic interval of Fusarium oxysporum Fo47 chromosome I, complete sequence:
- a CDS encoding Mad3/BUB1 homology region 1-domain-containing protein: MSASGDLIDFDLIEGQKENIQSLPGGRSAKKLAELYSPSPLHKLSTPTPSDTRNVNDCIRAEFEQEVENIAESDDPLDVFERYVRWTLDAYPSAQATPQSQLHTLLERATKTFIGSGQYKNDPRYLKLWVHYIHFFSDTPRETYMFLSRHGIGESLALFYEEYAAWLEGANRWAQAEEVYKLGIDREARPVQRLIRKFKEFEQRVAQQPDVMNEPSSPALPTMRPALAAKVDPFAAARAADPQAPRPSSGGAGKPSKSKLAIFSDADAQPSAMSSMSAGSKGWDSIGSLADRRKENAVEAKPWAGETLPAGGKKSTAPKMSVFRDPSLSQIQNIVVVPSKHQISVHPQTGKKERVFVDLAAIYPTPEEIGTELSFEEIMAADRGWLDHCWEDETFDENLVPEPVMPLEIEEISKGAGERLMIHQDPVDRLPIHQDPVGKLAIHKDTVEKLVIHQDSSTTLAVHKDTVQYDENGKAVEQHRGPRGGKKKKMIEVNETQIIKAKLDSPSRPKLKKKNTSEPTMTLHTKAATDDIYDIFNAPLKPAGQEEEDEESADDDDYESDDNYTTDAESTGTTRHIEPSEAGDDENDETSDVKSVSEWSDFSTRRHIPHIDGEDDGDEGTERNETQVSDSIDTGAPGPGQESSEAFDSTDQQMGTGEEQNDDAEELETPVSEDFPPTARTTFVPIPPEDYEPPTRPFRDPAEVANNRLPFMTPITERTEVSLDVTMERRGYKTPSKKDNSPTIDEEDEGSSDSEPLSSPLREMANDPIPPPKMSAPLAPKSIGPLGKAIPPKPLAPKGPIIKDAQCNPVDESVRSEIISRMLPPLSSYSGFYDHRHEKYERGAEIRKFAKALAKANKSGDNKTGPVAAPVLIELPGTPSTYTIKKELGAGAFAPVYLVENSAPEADENDENAIPTMGKGAFAVSHRSEIEALKMENPPTPWEFHMMRLAHTRLGPQHRTSASLSYAHEMHLFQDEAFLFLPYHPHGTLLDVVNFFRAEPSAVMDEQLAMFFTIELLRTVEALHSKSILHGDLKADNCLLRLDALSDDESLTAQWKADGSGGWSSRGVVLIDFGRGIDMRAFVPEVEFIADWKTSAQDCAEMREGRPWTWQIDYHGLAGTIHTLLFGKYIETVRCDQGGLGKSGRRYKIRESLKRYWQTDLWSDCFELLLNPGAAAAAGGEDGGKMPVLKSMKNVRERMETWLGANCERGVGLKSVMGRLEATFGKNRK; the protein is encoded by the exons ATGTCAGCTTCAGGAGATTTGATTGACTTCGACTTGATCGAAGgacaaaaagaaaatatcCAGTCTTTACCCGGTGGTCGTTCAGCTAAGAAGCTAGCTGAGCTCTACTCCCCATCACCACTTCATAAACTGTCTACCCCGACCCCTTCGGACACGCGCAATGTTAACGACTGCATTCGCGCCGAATTCGAACAAGAGGTTGAAAACATCGCTGAGTCAGACGATCCTCTTGACGTTTTTGAACGTTATGTTCGATGGACCCTAGACGCCTATCCCTCAGCGCAAGCAACACCACAATCACAACTGCATACCCTTCTCGAGCGCGCAACCAAAACCTTCATTGGTTCAGGGCAATACAAAAACGACCCTCGATATCTCAAACTTTGGGTTCACTATATCCACTTCTTCTCCGACACCCCCCGCGAGACATATATGTTCTTGTCGCGACATGGAATAGGAGAGTCGCTCGCATTATTTTATGAGGAATACGCTGCTTGGCTTGAGGGGGCGAATAGATGGGCACAAGCCGAAGAAGTGTACAAGCTGGGTATTGACCGCGAGGCTCGACCTGTTCAGCGACTTATTCGCAAGTTCAAGGAGTTTGAGCAGCGTGTCGCCCAGCAGCCAGATGTCATGAACGAAccctcatcaccagcatTACCCACCATGCGGCCGGCTCTTGCTGCTAAAGTTGAtccttttgctgctgcgcGAGCAGCAGATCCTCAGGCGCCAAGACCTTCAAGTGGTGGAGCTGGCAAACcctccaagtccaagctGGCAATCTTCTCTGACGCTGACGCCCAACCTTCTGCCATGTCATCAATGAGTGCGGGCTCAAAAGGGTGGGACAGTATCGGCTCATTGGCAGACCGAAGGAAAGAGAATGCTGTGGAAGCCAAACCCTGGGCGGGTGAGACACTGCCAGCTGGTGGCAAGAAGAGTACGGCTCCTAAGATGTCAGTGTTTAGGGATCCG TCTCTTTCGCAAATACAGAATATCGTGGTTGTTCCATCGAAGCATCAAATTTCCGTTCACCCGCAAACTGGGAAAAAAGAGCGTGTTTTTGTTGACCTTGCTGCTATCTACCCAACTCCTGAAGAGATTGGCACGGAGCTTAGTTTCGAGGAGATTATGGCTGCTGACCGAGGCTGGCTCGACCACTGTTGGGAAGATGAAACATTTGACGAGAACCTCGTTCCTGAGCCTGTCATGCCCCTCGAGATCGAGGAAATCAGCAAGGGAGCAGGAGAGAGGCTAATGATCCATCAAGATCCAGTCGACAGACTCCCTATTCATCAAGACCCTGTGGGCAAGTTGGCCATTCACAAAGACACAGTTGAGAAGTTGGTTATTCATCAGGATTCTTCCACAACGTTGGCAGTTCACAAGGACACTGTGCAGTATGACGAGAATGGCAAGGCTGTCGAGCAACATCGGGGGCCACGAGGtggtaagaagaagaaaatgatTGAGGTCAACGAGACCCAGATCA TCAAAGCAAAGCTTGACTCGCCATCCAGAccaaagctcaagaagaaaaacaCCTCTGAGCCTACCATGACACTTCATACTAAGGCTGCCACTGATGATATTTATGATATTTTCAACGCACCCCTGAAACCTGCTGGacaggaggaagaggatgaagagagcgCAGACGATGACGATTATGAGAGTGATGATAACTATACTACTGATGCAGAAAGCACAGGTACAACAAGGCATATAGAGCCCAGTGAAGCCGGTGACGACGAGAACGACGAGACATCTGATGTTAAGAGTGTCAGTGAATGGTCCGACTTTTCGACTCGAAGACACATTCCTCATAttgatggagaggatgatggtgacgaAGGCACCGAACGAAATGAGACGCAAGTATCTGATTCGATCGATACAGGCGCCCCAGGACCTGGTCAGGAATCATCTGAAGCTTTCGACAGCACTGATCAACAAATGGGAACTGGAGAAGAACAAAACGACGATGCCGAGGAGCTCGAAACTCCTGTGTCTGAAGATTTCCCTCCTACAGCTCGTACAACATTCGTTCCTATCCCACCTGAAGACTACGAGCCCCCAACTCGGCCATTTAGGGATCCGGCCGAGGTGGCCAACAACCGACTGCCCTTCATGACTCCCATCACCGAGAGGACTGAAGTGTCTCTGGACGTGACTATGGAGCGCCGTGGATACAAGACACCTTCTAAGAAGGATAATTCTCCAACtattgatgaagaggacgagggGAGTTCAGATTCAGAACCTCTAAGCAGCCCTCTTCGAGAGATGGCCAACGATCCTATTCCACCCCCCAAGATGTCCGCACCCCTTGCTCCCAAATCCATTGGGCCTTTGGGCAAAGCAATCCCTCCTAAGCCTCTTGCTCCGAAAGGCCCCATTATCAAGGACGCTCAGTGTAACCCTGTGGATGAGTCAGTTCGTTCTGAGATCATCTCTAGGATGCTGCCCCCATTGAGCTCATATTCTGGATTCTATGACCATCGACATGAGAAATACGAACGAGGGGCTGAGATCCGCAAGTTTGCCAAGGCCCTGGCCAAGGCAAACAAGTCAGGCGATAATAAAACGGGACCTGTTGCTGCTCCTGTACTAATTGAGCTCCCTGGCACTCCTTCAACCTACACAATCAAGAAAGAACTTGGTGCTGGGGCATTCGCACCTGTTTATCTTGTTGAGAACTCGGCTCCAGAAGCTGATGAGAACGATGAGAATGCAATACCTACCATGGGCAAGGGTGCTTTCGCAGTCAGTCATCGCAGTGAAATCGAGGCTTTAAAGATGGAGAACCCACCTACACCATGGGAGTTTCACATGATGCGTCTGGCTCACACTCGCTTGGGTCCTCAGCATCGTACTTCTGCCTCCTTGTCTTATGCGCATGAGATGCACCTCTTTCAAGATGAAgcgtttctcttcttgccttACCATCCCCATGGCACCCTTTTAGATGTTGTCAACTTCTTCCGAGCTGAACCTTCTGCAGTCATGGACGAGCAGCTGGCAATGTTTTTTACTATCGAGCTTCTAAGAACCGTTGAGGCTCTTCACTCCAAAAGTATTCTGCACGGAGATCTCAAAGCCGACAATTGCCTGCTACGTTTGGACGCACTGTCCGATGACGAGTCCTTGACAGCCCAGTGGAAGGCTGATGGGAGCGGTGGATGGTCGTCGCGTGGAGTTGTGCTTATTGATTTTGGCCGCGGTATTGACATGCGCGCTTTTGTCCCCGAAGTTGAGTTCATTGCCGACTGGAAAACCAGCGCTCAGGACTGCGCCGAGATGCGAGAGGGCCGCCCGTGGACGTGGCAGATTGACTACCACGGCCTCGCTGGTACAATTCACACGCTCCTCTTTGGCAAGTACATCGAGACTGTACGGTGTGACCAGGGTGGACTCGGCAAGTCTGGTCGACGCTACAAGATCCGGGAGAGCCTCAAACGGTACTGGCAGACTGACCTCTGGTCTGACTGTTTCGAGCTTCTACTGAACCCTGgagccgcagcagcagctggaGGTGAGGATGGTGGCAAGATGCCTGTGCTTAAGTCGATGAAGAACGTCAGGGAGAGGATGGAAACCTGGTTGGGGGCCAACTGTGAGAGAGGTGTTGGACTCAAAAGTGTCATGGGCAGGCTTGAAGCTACCTTTGGCAAGAATCGCAAGTAG
- a CDS encoding xylose isomerase-like protein, with product MARTSLRKKQAVSYNEDPDDDEMPQVTKAVAAATKVIEKTKGEVSKTVTAKAAFVKTVTKRKASPEPEIASRAPTAKTTKKRKTKAKDEDAKPLADRTDVSSLKPTMNIGAHVSAAGGVQNSVTNAVHIGANAFALFLKSQRKWTNPPLDHEAKNQFISMCKEHSYSAGEHALPHGSYLVNLAQADEDKANQAYKSFLDDLERCEQLGIRLYNFHPGSTGGDARPAAIARIAAQLNKSHKATKTVITVLENMAGSGNVIGSTWEDLRDIIALVEDKSRVGVCIDTCHAFAAGYDLRTPEAFKKTVNSFNDIVGHKYLKAFHLNDSKAPFNSNRDLHANIGTGFLGLRAFHCIMNHAPFAGMPMVLETPIDRPGADGKSVEDKKVWATEIKLLERLVGMDAETKEFKDLEIELQAQGESERKKIQDQVDRKMAKDAKKGTKKGGKRKKKDDSDDESE from the exons ATGGCTCGTACGTCTCTGCGCAAAAAGCAGGCAGTTAGCTACAACGAGGACCCTGACGACGACGAGATGCCTCAGGTGACTAAGGCTGTAGCGGCTGCGACCAAGGTCATTGAGAAGACTAAGGGTGAAGTTTCAAAGACCGTAACTGCAAAGGCTGCATTTGTAAAGACAGTAACAAAGCGAAAAGCCTCGCCCGAACCTGAGATAGCCTCGCGAGCTCCAACGGCAAAGACGACCAAGAAGCGCAAAACAAAGGCAAAGGACGAAGATGCGAAACCCTTGGCAGATAGAACGGACGTATCATCACTTAAACCTACTATGAACATTGGCGCTCACGTCAGTGCCGCAGGAG GAGTACAGAATTCCGTCACAAACGCAGTCCACATTGGCGCAAACGCTTTTGCACTTTTCCTCAAGTCACAAAGAAAATGGACGAACCCGCCTCTTGACCATGAAGCCAAGAATCAATTCATCTCAATGTGCAAAGAACACAGTTATAGCGCAGGCGAACATGCCCTTCCCCACGGCTCATATCTCGTCAATCTAGCGCAGGCTGATGAGGACAAGGCGAACCAAGCATATAAATCCTTTCTCGATGACCTAGAACGTTGCGAGCAGCTGGGAATTCGTTTGTACAACTTCCATCCTGGATCAACCGGCGGAGATGCTAGGCCAGCAGCCATTGCACGTATTGCCGCGCAGCTTAACAAGTCACACAAGGCTACCAAGACGGTGATTACAGTCCTGGAAAACATGGCAGGCAGTGGAAATGTCATTGGATCAACCTGGGAGGATTTGAGGGACATCATTGCCCTGGTTGAGGATAAATCTAGAGTTGGTGTTTGCATTGACACCTGCCATGCCTTTGCAGCTGGCTATGACCTAAGAACACCAGAGGCATTCAAGAAGACTGTCAACTCTTTCAACGACATCGTTGGTCACAAATATCTCAAGGCCTTCCACT TGAACGACAGCAAGGCCCCCTTCAATTCCAATAGAGATCTCCACGCCAACATCGGCACGGGCTTTCTCGGCCTCCGCGCCTTTCACTGCATCATGAACCATGCCCCTTTCGCGGGTATGCCCATGGTACTCGAGACGCCCATTGATCGGCCGGGTGCTGACGGCAAATCTgtcgaggacaagaaggtCTGGGCTACCGAGATCAAGCTCTTGGAGCGACTTGTGGGCATGGATGCGGAGACTAAGGAGTTCAAGGACCTTGAAATAGAGTTGCAGGCCCAGGGAGAGTcagaaaggaaaaagataCAGGATCAGGTTGATCGTAAAATGGCcaaggatgccaagaagGGGACTAAGAAGGGCGGAAAacggaagaagaaggatgattCTGATGACGAGAGCGAGTAG
- a CDS encoding eukaryotic translation initiation factor 3 subunit J encodes MPPKKWDDEESDDSSSSGSPVVGAGAASRRKFDDEEDDGDVLDSWDADDDSEAEREKERKAAEAKQKAAAAAAAAKKPKGQRIAEHQAERAQQRAGAANVEEYEETEAEKRERLRRTEQEADLAHAADMFGDIGISAGRAKSRPATVVVDSNDPTKTIDISKLPLFQPKTKAQFETLRTTLTPIISTNSKNAHYSLFLQDFTKALAKDMPSEQIKKLASTMTALGNEKMREEKAADKGGKKTKAAKTKTSLVTGRANAADTTTYDDADDFGDDDFM; translated from the exons ATGCCTCCTAAGAAGTGGG ACGACGAAGAGAGCGACGACAGCAGTTCCTCCGGCTCCCCCGTTGTCGGTGCCGGTGCCGCTTCTCGACGCAAGtttgacgacgaagaggacgatggCGAC GTTCTAGATTCATGGGACGCCGATGACGACTCCGAGGCCGAGCGTGAGAAGGAGCGCAAGGCTGCCGAGGCCAAGCAGAaggctgccgctgccgctgccgcaGCCAAGAAACCTAAAGGTCAGCGAATTGCTGAACACCAGGCCGAGCGTGCTCAACAGAGAGCCGGTGCTGCCAATGTTGAGGAATAtgaagagacagaggctgagaagcgTGAGCGACTCCGACGCACCGAACAGGAAGCCGATCTCGCACACGCCGCCGACATGTTTGGAGATATTGGTATCAGCGCCGGCCGTGCCAAGTCCCGTCCTGCTACTGTCGTCGTCGACTCCAACGACCCTACCAAGACCATCGACATTTCCAAGCTGCCTCTCTTCCAGCCTAAGACCAAGGCTCAGTTCGAGACTCTCCGCACCACTCTTACTCCCATCATCTCAACCAACTCGAAGAATGCCCACTACAGCCTGTTTCTCCAGGATTTCACAAAGGCTCTTGCTAAGGATATGCCCAGCGAacagatcaagaagctcgctAGTACAATGACTGCCCTGGGCAACGAGAAGATGCGagaggagaaggctgctgatAAAGGAGGCAAGAAGACAAAGGCTGCCAAGACGAAAACGTCACTGGTTACTGGTCGCGCTAACGCCGCCGACACCACGACTTAcgacgatgctgatgatTTTGGAGA TGATGACTTTATGTGA
- a CDS encoding alternative oxidase-domain-containing protein, translating to MLSFQLQHSQASRQAAKAAALGFARTISSSSSLTRAPITLRAGCAASQQHRLFSSTPTHQLRDFFPVKETPHIQTTKPAWPHEGYTYDEMLAVEPAHRPPRTVGDYTAWKIVRFARYCMDKATGMDRDQKSDKTKPTTAIEAEKPLTEAQWLIRFIFLESVAGVPGMVGGMLRHLGSLRRMKRDNGWIETLLEESYNERMHLLTFMKMCEPGWFMKMMIIGAQGVFFNSLFVSYLISPKIVHRFVGYLEEEAVHTYTRCIKEIEDGNLPKWSDPKFQIPDIAIQYWKMPKEHRTMKDLILYIRADEATHRGVNHTLGNLNQTEDPNPFVSEYKDREPPKPALKPTGYDRVEVI from the exons ATGTTGTCATTCCAACTTCAGCATAGCCAAGCTTCACGACAGGCGGCAAAAGCTGCTGCACTTGGCTTTGCTCGAACcatatcttcttcttcgtctctgACGAGAGCTCCCATAACTCTTCGAGCCGGTTGTGCCGCTTCCCAGCAACATCGgctcttctcatcgacaCCGACACACCAACTTCGTGACTTCTTTCCGGTCAAAGAGACGCCACATATCCAGACGACCAAGCCAGCCTGGCCACACGAAGGCTACACATATGATGAAATGTTGGCGGTCGAACCCGCTCATCGACCTCCCAGGACAGTTGGCGACTATACAGCCTGGAAAATTGTCCGCTTTGCCCGATATTGTATGGACAAGGCCACAGGTATGGACCGTGATCAGAAATCCGACAAGACCAAGCCGACTACAGCcatcgaggctgagaagccaCTTACCGAGGCTCAATGG TTGATTCGATTCATCTTCCTCGAGAGCGTGGCGGGAGTTCCAGGCATGGTTGGGGGCATGTTGCGCCATCTGGGCAGCCTTCGACGCATGAAACGAGATAATGGCTGGATCGAAACACTTCTCGAGGAGAGCTACAACGAACGAATGCATCTTTTGACTTTTATGAAGATGTGTGAGCCTGGTTGGttcatgaagatgatgatcatcGGTGCTCAGggcgtcttcttcaacagtCTGTTTGTGTCCTATCTGATCTCGCCCAAGATTGTCCACAGGTTTGTCGGTTaccttgaagaagaggctgttCACACCTATACTCGTTGTATCAAGGAGATCGAAGATGGCAACTTACCCAAGTGGAGTGACCCCAAGTTCCAGATACCCGACATTGCTATCCAG TACTGGAAGATGCCAAAAGAGCACCGTACGATGAAGGACTTGATCCTTTACATCAGGGCTGATGAGGCCACTCACCGAGGAGTCAACCACACGCTTGGTAACCTCAACCAAACGGAGGACCCAAACCCATTCGTCAGCGAGTACAAAGATCGTGAGCCACCCAAGCCCGCACTGAAGCCCACCGGCTACGATCGCGTCGAAGTCATCTAG
- a CDS encoding Enolase, C-terminal TIM barrel domain-containing protein produces the protein MAVKKVFARSVYDSRGNPTVEVDVVTETGLHRAIVPSGASTGQHEACELRDGDKSKWGGKGVTKAVENVNTVIAPALIEKNLDVKDQSAVDAFLNELDGTPNKTKLGANAILGVSLAVAKAGAAEKGVPLYAHVSDLAGTKKPYVLPVPFMNVLNGGSHAGGRLAFQEFMIVPTEAPTFTEAMRQGAEVYQALKGLAKKRYGQSAGNVGDEGGVAPDIQTAEEALELITDAIEQVGYTGKIKIAMDVASSEFYKVEEKKYDLDFKNPESDPTKWITYEELANLYSELCKKYPIVSIEDPFAEDDWEAWSYFSKTQDIQIVGDDLTVTNPLRIKKAIELKSCNALLLKVNQIGTLTESIQAAKDSYADGWGVMVSHRSGETEDVTIADIAVGLRAGEIKTGAPARSERLAKLNQILRIEEELGDQAIYPGANFRKSVNL, from the exons ATGGCTGTCAAGAAGGTCTTCGCCCGCTCCGTCTACGACTCCCGTGGAAACCCCACCGTCGAGGTTGACGTCGTCACCGAGACTGGCCTCCACCGTGCCATCGTTCCCTCCGGTGCCTCTACCG GTCAGCACGAGGCTTGCGAGCTCCGAGATGGCGACAAGTCCAAGTGGGGTGGCAAGGGTGTTACCAAGGCCGTCGAGAACGTGAACACCGTCATTGCTCCCGCTCTTATCGAGAAGAATCTCGATGTCAAGGACCAGTCCGCTGTCGATGCTTTCCTCAACGAGCTCGATGGTACTCccaacaagaccaagcttgGTGCCAACGCTATTCTAGGTGTGTCTCTGGCTGtcgccaaggctggtgctgctgaGAAG GGCGTTCCTCTGTACGCTCACGTCTCCGACCTCGCCGGAACCAAGAAGCCTTATGTCCTTCCCGTTCCCTTCATGAACGTCCTCAACGGTGGCTCCCACGCTGGTGGCCGTCTCGCCTTCCAAGAGTTCATGATCGTTCCTAC TGAGGCGCCCACTTTCACCGAGGCCATGCGCCAGGGTGCTGAAGTCTACCAGGCCCTTAAGGGTCTGGCCAAGAAGCGATATGGCCAGTCCGCCGGCAACGTCGGTGATGAGGGTGGTGTTGCTCCCGATATCCAGACTGCCGAGGAGgcccttgagctcatcaCCGATGCCATTGAGCAGGTTGGCTACAccggcaagatcaagatcgcCATGGATGTTGCCTCTAGCGAGTTCtacaaggttgaggagaagaagtacGATCTTGACTTCAAGAACCCCGAGTCCGACCCCACCAAGTGGATTACATACGAGGAGCTCGCCAACCTGTACTCCGAGCTCTGCAAGAAGTATCCTATCGTCTCCATTGAGGACCCCTTCGCTGAGGACGACTGGGAGGCCTGGAGCTACTTCTCCAAGACCCAGGACATCCAGATTGTTGGCGATGACCTGACTGTCACCAACCCCCTGCGAatcaagaaggccatcgAGCTCAAGTCTTGCAacgcccttcttctcaaggtcaaccAGATTGGTACTCTGACCGAGTCCATCCAGGCTGCTAAGGACTCCTACGCTGATGGCTGGGGTGTCATGGTCTCTCACCGATCCGGCGAGACTGAGGATGTCACCATTGCTGACATTGCTGTTGGTCTCCGTGCCGGTGAGATCAAGACCGGTGCCCCTGCCCGATCTGAGCgtctcgccaagctcaaccAGATTCTCCGaattgaggaggagcttggtGACCAGGCTATTTACCCTGGTGCTAACTTCCGCAAGTCTGTTAACCTGTAA
- a CDS encoding uncharacterized protein (yeast mitochondrial distribution and morphology proteins-domain-containing protein), translated as MMAKGIPSSLIGRCFGICFNSSPATFSSITIRPLAEISRKWSFLPATIVPSNTRFIHSHRKCQTFDPISDNVVPVTPASSLRHTIQPRKSVSERIIPLTTHTSTRIISHWSYWSSKPWQQQRLYSGSGSSEGNGSKCSCGKDITDVSTTPAKTTEDLKRAKASTLNEISKDVSSQLGKQDPTGSDSEPVSYMSYLHLPRMPHRPTKEELLEAANGFWQRLKVRLKWVSIRSMRPWNIDEWGAFVSWFLFGHLAWIIVGTTTFFSLIILSINTVVAQETLAQWVGDYLTQSAGVTVVFESAIVPKWRDNVISFRNVFVSRRPGQGNVSSVSKGSSDAAAEAAAGRKADLVGASETEDDGNYTQFDVTLSTVNVTLSFLNWWNGKGLLKDVEIKGVRGVIDRTSVTWPAEEVDPLSYRHKHQPGDFEIEKFKMEDLLLTVHQPGGFRPFSISIFSCELPQLRKQWLFYDFLSANHMSGSYDGSLFTIHPRQVHGVVPSGNGDPEASVGFGDPKAWKKFSRLRIDGLKIDHLNRGVEGPFGWIYEGNVDIVADVMFPADTDESITKVMADFYDQLEEIVDTNRHRFMRNIQEQGPALLTSGHLSDSAGDIHGEKPAAEPQTSEDERRYLIMDLRISMNDVKAAVPLFTKDMSYVNQALVRPIVAYINAKKTYIPINCRIVKRASDFDGSWSIFDCGLMNDMSAETYDAFANDVENQQSRVRRFKKVGFWTLSLAVHALFMGMAGNVV; from the exons ATGATGGCCAAGGGTATCCCCTCTTCTCTGATCGGGCGTTGCTTTGGGATCTGCTTCAATTCTTCTCCAGCAACATTCTCTTCGATTACCATACGTCCTCTTGCCGAAATTAGTCGGAAATGGTCATTCTTACCTGCGACAATCGTGCCCTCAAATACTCGATTTATTCATTCACACCGAAAATGTCAGACTTTTGATCCAATCTCAGACAATGTGGTGCCTGTCACGCCAGCCTCTTCATTGCGCCATACAATTCAACCTCGAAAATCTGTTTCCGAGCGAATAATCCCTCTTACGACGCACACCTCAACTCGTATAATATCCCACTGGTCATATTGGTCATCGAAGCCATGGCAACAGCAACGACTGTACAGTGGTAGTGGTAGCAGTGAGGGTAATGGGTCAAAATGCTCTTGCGGCAAGGATATCACGGATGTTTCCACCACACCAGCTAAAACAACAGAAGATCTGAAAAGGGCCAAGGCTTCGACATTAAACGAAATAAGCAAAGATGTTTCCAGTCAACTCGGGAAACAAGACCCTACAGGGTCGGATTCTGAGCCAGTCTCTTACATGTCCTATCTACACCTGCCGAGAATGCCGCATCGGCCAACCAAAGAGGAACTGCTCGAGGCCGCCAACGGCTTTTGGCAGCGACTCAAGGTTCGTTTAAAATGGGTGTCGATTAGAAGTATGAGACCGTGGAATATTGACGAATGGGGTGCTTTTGTTTCGTGGTTTCTCTTCGGCCACCTCGCCTGGATTATCGTCGGAACaaccaccttcttctccctgaTCATTTTGTCAATCAACACTGTTGTTGCCCAAG AAACACTCGCGCAATGGGTAGGTGACTATTTGACACAGTCTGCTGGCGTTACCGTTGTTTTCGAGTCTGCTATTGTTCCCAAGTGGCGTGATAATGTTATCTCTTTCCGCAACGTTTTTGTGTCTCGACGACCTGGCCAAGGCAACGTCTCATCCGTAAGCAAAGGCTCGTCGGATGCTGCcgccgaggctgctgctggtcgCAAAGCAGATCTCGTGGGAGCGTCTGAAACTGAGGACGATGGAAACTACACTCAATTTGATGTCACTCTTTCAACGGTCAATGTCACGTTGTCATTCCTGAACTGGTGGAATGGCAAGGGATTGTTGAAAGATGTTGAAATCAAGGGTGTTCGCGGTGTCATTGACCGAACTTCAGTGACATGGCCAGCCGAGGAGGTCGATCCTCTGTCATATCGTCACAAGCACCAACCAGGAGATTTTGAGATCGAAAAGTTCAAGATGGAGGACCTATTACTCACCGTTCATCAACCGGGCGGGTTCCGGCCATTCTCTATCAGCATCTTCTCTTGCGAGCTGCCCCAGCTTCGCAAGCAGTGGCTGTTCTACGATTTCCTTTCGGCCAACCACATGTCAGGGTCTTACGATGGTTCTCTGTTTACGATCCATCCCCGACAAGTCCACGGCGTGGTACCTAGTGGCAATGGTGACCCAGAAGCTTCGGTCGGTTTTGGTGATCCTAAGGCGTGGAAAAAGTTCAGTCGGCTCCGAATTGATGGGTTGAAGATAGACCATCTCAACCGTGGTGTTGAAGGGCCTTTTGGCTGGATATACGAAGGGAATGTTGATATTGTTGCTGATGTCATGTTTCCCGCTGACACCGACGAGAGCATCACCAAGGTCATGGCCGACTTCTACGACCAGCTTGAAGAAATCGTCGACACAAACAGGCACCGCTTCATGCGCAACATCCAAGAGCAAGGCCCTGCTCTTCTTACATCAGGGCACCTTTCAGACTCAGCTGGAGATATTCACGGCGAAAAGCCAGCCGCCGAGCCACAGACAAGTGAGGATGAGCGTCGCTACCTTATCATGGACCTCCGGATCTCCATGAACGATGTCAAAGCTGCAGTACCTCTCTTCACCAAGGATATGTCTTACGTCAACCAGGCACTGGTCCGTCCTATCGTCGCTTATATCAACGCGAAGAAGACATATATACCAATCAATTGCCGCATCGTGAAACGAGCCAGCGACTTCGATGGTAGCTGGTCGATCTTTGACTGTGGTCTAATGAACGATATGTCAGCGGAGACATATGATGCATTTGCGAATGACGTTGAAAACCAACAGAGCCGTGTTCGGCGGTTCAAAAAGGTTGGGTTCTGGACCTTGTCGCTTGCGGTCCATGCCCTCTTTATGGGAATGGCGGGCAATGTGGTGTGA